The sequence AGTCGACGTGGTTGATTTAGGGCTGACGACCACCCCCGGCGTCGGTATTATGGTAAGAGAACTGCAATGCAACGGCGGAGTCATAATCACCGCTTCACATAATCCGATTCAATATAACGGAATAAAACTATTACTCGGTAATGGTATTGCTCCGCCGGCCGATACAGCAGAAAAAATCAAGCAGTATTTTTTCGATAAGCATTTTGCTCTTGTCGATTCACTTAATCACGGCAAGATAATCACTAATGAGCAGACAGATGCCACGCATATAGAAAAGGTGTTGACAATAGCCGACGAGGAAGCAATCGCGACGAAGAAATTTAAGGTTGTTTTAGACAGCGTTAACGGGGCAGGGGGGCGAGTAACCAAAAAAATACTTGCCAAGCTCGGCTGTGAAGTTATCGCAATAAACGATGAACCGACGGGCATATTCGCCCACAGACCTGAACCAACAGCTGAGAACCTGACCGGCCTTTGTAAAGCAGTAAAAGAGAATGGAGCCGACATCGGCTTTGCGCAGGACCCTGATGCTGACAGACTGGCGATTGTCGACGAGGCGGGGACATACATCGGCGAAGAATACACACTTGTCCTTGCGGCCAAATACATTTTCAGCAGGGAAACCGGCAAAGCGGCAGCAAATCTTTCGACGTCGCGGATGATAGACGACGTTGCCAGGGAGGCCGGCGGTCAGGTCATCCGCACGGCTGTCGGCGAGGCAAACGTGGCCCAGGCCATGATAGAACACAGCTGCGTCATCGGCGGCGAAGGCAACGGCGGCGTAATTGATTTGAGAGTCGGGCCAATACGAGATAGTCTTGTAGGCATTGCCCTTATCCTGCAATTGATGGCCGAGACAGGGAAAACGGTAAGCCAACTGGCCGGCGAAATCCCCAGCTATTATATGAGCAAAGAAAAATTTGCTGCGGACAAGTCGCAGGCCGAGCAAATACTGAAACTGGCCCAAAAGACATTCGCCAGTGCGAAGCTTAATACCACCGATGGCTGCCGATTCGATTTCGACGACGGCTGGCTGCATATACGGCCGAGCAACACCGAACCAGTTGTTCGAGTTATCGCAGAGGCAACCAGTAAACAGGCTGTTAGAAAATATATCGATACCGTTCTTAAAATTACACGCTAACGGACTGAAAAGAAAACCTGTATGGATGCAGATAAACAACAGTTAGCCTCAAAGCAGCTTCGGCGTGTTACATATCTTAGCATAGCAGCCAACTTTTTTCTGGTTGGCGGGAAGTTCATCGTAGGTTCAATAACCGGTTCATTGTCCCTGCTTGCTGACGCAGTTCATTCGGTATCGGATATGCTTACCGATATAGCTGTCCTGCTGGGCCTTTATTTCGGCTCAAAAGAGCCCGATTCGGAACACCCATACGGACACGGCAAGCTGGAGACACTTTCGGCCATTGCGATAGCCTTGGGCCTATTAGGGGTGGGACTGGGGATGATATACTACGCGGCCCTTGACATTGCAAAGGGCCATGTTACACGTCCAAGTAACATGGTTCTGGCAGCAGCGGTTATAGCTATCGTCATTAAAGAGGTGGTTTATCGCGTTACAAAAGCGGCGGCGATGAAATATCACTGTCCAGCGGCGCTTGCGAACGCATGGCACGACCGTGCCGACGCTTTAAGCTCGGTTGCCGTTATCGCCGGGGTAGTCGCGCAGAAATTCGGATTTGGCCACGGCGACCAGGTTGCAGCCATCGGCATCGGCGTTATGGTCGTGATAGTTGCCACCGGTCTTATCGGGGACTGCCTCGGGGAACTAATCGAAAAAGCTGTTGATAAGGCGACGATAGAGCAGATTGAAGGTATTATTAAAGCCAACGGACAGATCCGTCAGTATCATCAGCTTCGGACTCGCACCATCGGAAGGCAGGTCTCCCTCGACGTGCATATCCTCGTCGACCCGCATCTGCACATAGCTGCCGCCCACGGGATAGCCGATAGTTTAGAAAAAGCCCTGACCGAGCAGATAACACGCCCCGTAAACATTACGATTCACGTCGAGCCGGACACACCTGAGCTTAGAAAATCGGTCTAAATGAGAATTAATGAATAATAAAAAGCTTTACAAATCACTTCGATGTGAGGTAATATAGTCTGCCTTTAAGAACTGTGTTTTGTGTTCAGAAAGGTTATTAAATAATATGGCCCTCAAGAAGTTTTTCAATCCAAGCTCAGTTGCTATAGTCGGAGCGTCCAGGACAAAAGGCAAGGTGGGCTATGAAATCCTCAAAAGTATACTCGAAGGGAAATATAAGGGCGGTATATTCCCGATCAATCCGAATACGGAGACGATAGAAGGGCTTAAGTGTTATCCAGACCTTGAGTCTATCGGCCAGGTTCCTGAGCTTGTGATTATTGTGGTGCCTGCCAAGGCGGTTCCGGCGGTTATGCAACAGTGTGCAAAGATCGGCAGCAGAGCAGTTATCATTATTACAGCCGGTTTCAAGGAGGTTAACCAGGAGGGCAGAGAGCTTGAAAATTGCGTTATTCAGATAGCAAAGCAGGGGCACATTCGAGTAATTGGCCCGAATTGCCTCGGGGTGATAGTACCGGGCAGTAACCTAAATGCCAGTTTCGGTGGGGAGATGCCTGCAGAGGGGACGATAGGATATATTTCGCAATCAGGGGCCTTAATGGCAGCGATTCTCGATATGGCCAATGCCAACCGTATCGGTTTCAGCAAACTTGTGAGCATAGGCAATAAAGCGGACATCAATGAGCTCGATGTCATAAAGGCCTTTGCAGCCGACGCTGAAACACGGGTCATTGCGGGCTACCTTGAGAGCATTGTTGACGGGAACACATTTGTGAGCCAGGCGGAGCAGCTATCTCTGCTAAAACCGATATTACTGATGAAGGCCGGCGTGACATCGGCTGGCGCAAAGGCGGCATCGTCTCATACGGGCAGCCTTGCGGGCAGTGAAGTTGCGTATGAATGTGTATTCGAGCGAGCAGGCATTATACGATGCAGTTCCATAAAGCAGCAGTTTGATTATGCTCAGGCGTTTGCGAATCAACCCCTGCCTACGGGTTCGAGGGTGGTATTAATTACCAATGCCGGTGGGGCTGGTATTATGGCGGCGGACTCTGTAGAACAACATGGTCTTAGCTTTGCGAAGCTGAGCGAAGAGACAACAGCCAAACTGGCAGCGAAGCTTCCGGCTTCGGCCAATATTAATAATCCTGTAGATATACTCGGAGATGCCTTAGCAGACCGTTATGAATTTGTCCTCGATACTGTCCTTGAAGACGAAGGTGTTGACATAGTTTTGGTTCTTCTGACCCCCCAGGCAATGACTCAGCCTGCAGCTACAGCTGAGGCAATGGTCAGAATAACGAGCCGGAAACCAGCTAAAACCGTTCTTGCCTGTTTTCTCGGCGCCAGCAAAATAGCCGAAGCAGTAAAGATATTAAAGAAAGGTAAAATCCCGATATATGATTCTACGGCGATGGCAGTTTCGACTATTAAAGTAATGACAGATTATGTGCGATGGCGGACGCGGCCTAAACGCGTGGTGAAGCTATTTGCCGTTAACCGTAGAAAGGTTGAAAATGTTATAGAGAGGCATCTGCGGCGCGGGATTCGTGAAATCAGTGAAGAAGATTCGAAGGAGATACTCGAGGCGTACGGATTTGTGACGCCGAAGGGTTCTATAGCAACGACATCGCAGCAGGCGGCGAACATAGCGCAGCAACTGGGATTTCCTGTTGCACTGAAAATCTGGTCGCCTGATATATTACACAAATCAGATGTCGGCGGTGTTAAGCTCGGTTTAAAAAGCGAAGCCGAGGTGATGGACGCTTTTGACCTGATGATGTACCGAATGCCGAAACAGGTTCCTGGCGCAAATATCCTCGGCGTTCTTGTTCAGGAGATGTGCAGAAGCGGCAAAGAGGTCATACTTGGGGTGCATCGCGACCCTCATTTTGGTCCATTGATGATGTTCGGGATGGGCGGGACGATGGTTGAGGTTCTAAAGGATGTGGCATTTTACCTGGCACCGCTGACGGCAGAAGAGGCAAAGCAGATGCTTGTCAATACCCGGACATACAAGATACTGAAGGGTGTTCGCGGCGAAGAGGGAGTGGACATAGATATAATAGCAGAGGGGCTGCAAAGACTATCACAGCTGGTTACAGAGTTTCCGCAGATTCAAGAGATGGATATAAACCCGTATGTTGTCGGCCCGGCAGGGACGACGTCAATTGCTGTTGATGCAAGGATAAGTGTAGAACAGGTTTAACTGAGAAAGACTGCTTATGCAAAGACTTGACTGGAAAGAGAAGTACAAGGAGAAAATAACGACAGCGGCTTCGGCGATGAAGCTGATTAAATCCGGCAATCATATATTCATAGGGACGGGCTGCGGTCAGCCGCAGCATCTTGTTGAAGCTTTGGTCAAGCATTCCAGCGGAATCACTGACGCTCATATAGTTCATCTGCTGACTATGGGCGCTGCGCCTTATGCCGACGAGAAGTTTCGCGAGAAGTTCAAGATGAACAGTTTTTTCATTGCCGATAACGTTCGCGATACTTTGAGCAGGGGTATCGGCGACTACACCCCCATATTTCTCTCGGAGATACCGCGTGAGTTCGAGCGAGGCAGAATTCCGATTGATGTTGCGTTAATTAGTGTAACACCACCAGATGTAAACGGTTTGTGCAGTCTTGGTGTGTCGGTAGATATTGTCAAGTCTGCCGCTGCCAATGCAAGGTACATCATAGCGCAGGTGAACAGCAGAATGCCTCGGACGTTCGGTGACAGCTTCGTACATGTCAATACCATCGATGCTCTGGTGCCCTGCGATGAGGAAATTATTGAAACCATTATACCCGAACCTGACGAGACCCTTCGCAGCATCGGTGAAAATATCGCCAGACTCGTCGAAGACGGCAGCACGATTGAGTGCGGTATAGGACAAATACCTCATGCCCTTGCTGAATTTTTATTATATAAGAAAGACCTTGGTATTCATACGGAGATGTTCAGTGATTGGATTATAGATTTGATTGAAAGCGGAGTGGTCACGTGCGCGAAAAAGACACTCAATCACGGCAAAGTCGTGGCGAGTTTTTGTATGGGCTCAAGGCGGCTTTATGATTACATAGACAATAATCCCTTTTTTGAGTTTTATCCCACCGAATATGTTAACGACCCTTACGTAATAAGCCAGAATGAGAAGATGGTCGGGATAAATGTCGGATTAGAAATTGACCTGACAGGTCAGGTGTGTTCGGATTCGCTTGGTTACAGATTTTACAGCGGCATCGGCGGGCAGGTTGATTTTATTCGCGGGTCAGCCAGAAGCAGGGGGGGCAAGGCGATTATCGCGATGCCTTCCACTGCGAAGAACGGGACGATAAGCAGGATTGTGCCACATCTGACCGAGGGAGCCGGTGTAGTTACCACCCGCGGCGATGTTCATTATGTAGTTACCGAATACGGAACCGCCTACCTGCACGGTAAGAGCATTAGAGAAAGAGTCCTGTCGCTGATTAATATTGCGCATCCGAAGTTCCGGAAAGAGCTGATTCAGGCTGCCAAAGAGCAGAGGTATATTTACTCCGACCAGATAGAGCTGGATACCGAACAGGTTATATATCCGGAAGGTCTGGAGCGTTATGATACTTTACGTGACGGCACGGAGATATTCTTCAGGCCGGTGCGGCCTACCGATGAGGCGGCATTATCAGAGATGCTGTATTCGCTCAGCAGTAAATCTGTTCAGACCCGCTATATGACTCACACAATTGCTTTTCCTCATAAAGATGTCCAGCAGCTAACAAACATCGATTATTACCAGGACTTAGCCATTGTGGGGACGGTCCCGGGGGTATCTGGCGAAGAGATAGTTGCTATTGCCCAGTATTTTCTCGACCCAAAGACTCATGCAGCAGAGGTGGCTTTTATTGTGCAGGATGAGTGGCAGCAGAAGGGGATGGGGACATTTCTGTTGGAGTACCTTACCCAAATCGCCAAGAATCGCGGTGTAAAGCGTTTTTACGCGAAAGTATTGCCGAGTAATAAAGCGATGCTGTCAGTCTTTCACAACTCC is a genomic window of Phycisphaerae bacterium containing:
- the glmM gene encoding phosphoglucosamine mutase; translation: MPEKLIISISGMRGIVGENLTPSIAAEYGCAFGKFLKNSHASRNGKFSVCIGRDSRSSGEMLKSAVATGLCTVGVDVVDLGLTTTPGVGIMVRELQCNGGVIITASHNPIQYNGIKLLLGNGIAPPADTAEKIKQYFFDKHFALVDSLNHGKIITNEQTDATHIEKVLTIADEEAIATKKFKVVLDSVNGAGGRVTKKILAKLGCEVIAINDEPTGIFAHRPEPTAENLTGLCKAVKENGADIGFAQDPDADRLAIVDEAGTYIGEEYTLVLAAKYIFSRETGKAAANLSTSRMIDDVAREAGGQVIRTAVGEANVAQAMIEHSCVIGGEGNGGVIDLRVGPIRDSLVGIALILQLMAETGKTVSQLAGEIPSYYMSKEKFAADKSQAEQILKLAQKTFASAKLNTTDGCRFDFDDGWLHIRPSNTEPVVRVIAEATSKQAVRKYIDTVLKITR
- a CDS encoding cation diffusion facilitator family transporter, with the protein product MDADKQQLASKQLRRVTYLSIAANFFLVGGKFIVGSITGSLSLLADAVHSVSDMLTDIAVLLGLYFGSKEPDSEHPYGHGKLETLSAIAIALGLLGVGLGMIYYAALDIAKGHVTRPSNMVLAAAVIAIVIKEVVYRVTKAAAMKYHCPAALANAWHDRADALSSVAVIAGVVAQKFGFGHGDQVAAIGIGVMVVIVATGLIGDCLGELIEKAVDKATIEQIEGIIKANGQIRQYHQLRTRTIGRQVSLDVHILVDPHLHIAAAHGIADSLEKALTEQITRPVNITIHVEPDTPELRKSV
- a CDS encoding acetate--CoA ligase family protein, producing the protein MALKKFFNPSSVAIVGASRTKGKVGYEILKSILEGKYKGGIFPINPNTETIEGLKCYPDLESIGQVPELVIIVVPAKAVPAVMQQCAKIGSRAVIIITAGFKEVNQEGRELENCVIQIAKQGHIRVIGPNCLGVIVPGSNLNASFGGEMPAEGTIGYISQSGALMAAILDMANANRIGFSKLVSIGNKADINELDVIKAFAADAETRVIAGYLESIVDGNTFVSQAEQLSLLKPILLMKAGVTSAGAKAASSHTGSLAGSEVAYECVFERAGIIRCSSIKQQFDYAQAFANQPLPTGSRVVLITNAGGAGIMAADSVEQHGLSFAKLSEETTAKLAAKLPASANINNPVDILGDALADRYEFVLDTVLEDEGVDIVLVLLTPQAMTQPAATAEAMVRITSRKPAKTVLACFLGASKIAEAVKILKKGKIPIYDSTAMAVSTIKVMTDYVRWRTRPKRVVKLFAVNRRKVENVIERHLRRGIREISEEDSKEILEAYGFVTPKGSIATTSQQAANIAQQLGFPVALKIWSPDILHKSDVGGVKLGLKSEAEVMDAFDLMMYRMPKQVPGANILGVLVQEMCRSGKEVILGVHRDPHFGPLMMFGMGGTMVEVLKDVAFYLAPLTAEEAKQMLVNTRTYKILKGVRGEEGVDIDIIAEGLQRLSQLVTEFPQIQEMDINPYVVGPAGTTSIAVDARISVEQV
- a CDS encoding GNAT family N-acetyltransferase, which codes for MQRLDWKEKYKEKITTAASAMKLIKSGNHIFIGTGCGQPQHLVEALVKHSSGITDAHIVHLLTMGAAPYADEKFREKFKMNSFFIADNVRDTLSRGIGDYTPIFLSEIPREFERGRIPIDVALISVTPPDVNGLCSLGVSVDIVKSAAANARYIIAQVNSRMPRTFGDSFVHVNTIDALVPCDEEIIETIIPEPDETLRSIGENIARLVEDGSTIECGIGQIPHALAEFLLYKKDLGIHTEMFSDWIIDLIESGVVTCAKKTLNHGKVVASFCMGSRRLYDYIDNNPFFEFYPTEYVNDPYVISQNEKMVGINVGLEIDLTGQVCSDSLGYRFYSGIGGQVDFIRGSARSRGGKAIIAMPSTAKNGTISRIVPHLTEGAGVVTTRGDVHYVVTEYGTAYLHGKSIRERVLSLINIAHPKFRKELIQAAKEQRYIYSDQIELDTEQVIYPEGLERYDTLRDGTEIFFRPVRPTDEAALSEMLYSLSSKSVQTRYMTHTIAFPHKDVQQLTNIDYYQDLAIVGTVPGVSGEEIVAIAQYFLDPKTHAAEVAFIVQDEWQQKGMGTFLLEYLTQIAKNRGVKRFYAKVLPSNKAMLSVFHNSGYKVNTEFDGEVYSVTYSLAEKER